The Thermococcus thermotolerans genome contains a region encoding:
- a CDS encoding MFS transporter, whose protein sequence is MEEREKKIFGVSWNVFLLGIVSFLNDMSSEMIMPVMPSYLMEVLDAGKLLSGSVMGAIESMSSLFKVAFGYVSDRFRKRKVFVFAGYALSTLAKGALALTRYWWDFLLLRALDRIGKGIRTAPRDALIAESTEKGKTGKSFGFHRMMDTLGAVAGPLVTIGLIELLKSLPAETAYRYIFLLSALPGAISLFVIILFVKDRGGEVKKKIRGISTLKNRNLQLFLAVVAIGALGRYSYAFMMWKAQELGYSVVQSIAFYALFNLIYALSAYPLGVYSDRFGKKRMITLGFGVAALAALAFAYARNLYTLIAAFVLYGIYIAIEDTVPRAYMADLAREYEKGTIIGAYHTVFGIFVLPASVIAGWLWGSYSLAYSFTFAALMNVIAMVLMTIVEE, encoded by the coding sequence ATGGAAGAAAGGGAAAAGAAAATCTTCGGCGTTAGCTGGAACGTCTTCCTTCTCGGGATCGTCAGCTTCCTCAACGATATGAGCAGCGAAATGATAATGCCCGTGATGCCGAGCTACCTGATGGAGGTCCTCGACGCCGGAAAGCTCCTCAGCGGCTCCGTCATGGGAGCAATAGAGAGCATGAGCTCCCTCTTCAAGGTGGCCTTCGGCTACGTGAGCGACCGCTTTAGAAAGAGGAAGGTATTCGTCTTCGCCGGTTACGCCCTCTCGACCCTGGCCAAAGGAGCTCTAGCGCTAACCCGCTACTGGTGGGACTTCCTCCTACTGAGGGCCCTCGACAGGATAGGCAAGGGGATAAGAACCGCCCCTAGGGACGCGCTTATAGCCGAATCTACTGAAAAGGGAAAGACCGGCAAATCCTTCGGCTTCCACCGAATGATGGACACCCTTGGAGCCGTCGCCGGTCCGCTCGTTACCATAGGCCTCATCGAGCTCCTGAAGAGCCTTCCGGCGGAAACGGCCTACCGCTACATCTTTTTGCTCTCGGCCCTTCCGGGAGCGATATCTCTGTTCGTCATAATCCTCTTCGTGAAGGACAGGGGCGGTGAGGTTAAGAAGAAGATAAGGGGCATATCCACGCTGAAAAACAGAAACCTCCAGCTTTTCCTTGCCGTCGTTGCCATTGGGGCGCTGGGGAGATACAGCTACGCCTTCATGATGTGGAAGGCCCAGGAGCTCGGTTACTCCGTGGTTCAAAGCATAGCCTTCTACGCGCTGTTCAACCTCATCTACGCCCTCTCGGCCTATCCCTTAGGGGTTTACTCGGACAGGTTCGGCAAGAAGAGGATGATAACCCTCGGATTTGGCGTTGCGGCTTTAGCGGCCTTGGCTTTCGCCTACGCGAGGAATCTCTACACGCTCATAGCGGCCTTCGTGCTCTACGGCATCTACATCGCCATCGAGGACACGGTTCCAAGGGCGTACATGGCGGATCTGGCGAGGGAATACGAGAAGGGCACCATAATAGGTGCATACCACACCGTCTTCGGAATCTTTGTCCTTCCGGCATCGGTGATAGCGGGCTGGCTCTGGGGGAGCTACTCCCTGGCGTATTCCTTCACCTTTGCGGCTTTGATGAACGTCATTGCCATGGTTCTAATGACCATCGTGGAGGAATAG